One segment of Natranaeroarchaeum aerophilus DNA contains the following:
- a CDS encoding V-type ATP synthase subunit I, producing the protein MLRPEQMSKVSVAGSRSVMEPVIETVHGMNLVHLSDYDGSWEGFDNGDPIEGSEQASEKLVTVRALESILDIENDDAGPSRIVTREEIDDELPGIREDVNALDDRRDEIRDELRTVDERIGSIEPFVDLGIELDLLGGYDSLEVRIGQGNVDEIEAALDDEESVDAYETFTGDDVVAVFAHPADGAEHVIDDALVGVEFSTYEVPESDRAPEEFLAELREQKRELQAQRDQIQTEIDELREEVGGFLLAAEEKLSIDVQRSEAPLQFATSKRAFIAEGWIPTDRYDEFESELRDAVGDSLEIEELVVAEYDDHGHATHAEEVDHDDEESATAQPDEEEAPPKAATDGGHSTGSAAAAGGGVAMMNDAPPVVQDNPDITEPFEMLVNTVSRPSYSELDPTVLVFLTFPFAFGFMIGDIGYGILYGVMGYALLRYDSMAMQAMGAIAIWSGVFTVLFGYLYDDVFGVHMSDVGINLPLAGIISKGLDEAYVAYVDLWLVVAVLFGIAMLSAGWIIGFVNDLNHGVKEAALENLSWVVALNGFFAWVFSMHLADAKPDFLVGENAALVDPGLPILPAITGLPEIVGLAGLGLFVVGLVGIGLGEGLLGLVEVFANLFGHTLSFLRIPAVLLAKGGMAFAVNVLVFGQYIDDGTEMFGLPTEDLSTMETGFVGLLHIDAVPFLLVLPIAILVFAVGHFFVLLLGITSAGIQMVRLEYVEFFQKFYEGGGERYEPFGYDRNHTTQD; encoded by the coding sequence ATGCTCAGACCTGAGCAGATGAGCAAGGTGTCGGTGGCGGGCTCCCGATCAGTGATGGAGCCAGTCATCGAGACCGTCCACGGGATGAATCTGGTGCACCTGAGTGACTACGACGGCTCCTGGGAGGGCTTTGACAACGGAGACCCGATCGAGGGCTCCGAACAGGCCTCCGAGAAGCTCGTCACTGTCCGTGCGCTCGAGAGCATCCTCGACATCGAAAACGACGATGCCGGCCCGAGCCGGATCGTCACACGCGAGGAGATCGACGACGAACTGCCGGGGATCCGCGAGGACGTAAACGCCCTCGATGACCGCCGAGACGAGATTCGGGACGAGCTCCGTACCGTCGACGAACGGATCGGCTCGATCGAACCGTTTGTCGATCTCGGAATCGAGCTGGATCTTCTTGGCGGCTACGACTCCCTGGAAGTGCGGATCGGTCAGGGGAACGTCGACGAGATCGAGGCGGCGCTCGACGACGAGGAGAGCGTCGATGCCTACGAGACGTTCACTGGCGATGATGTCGTTGCGGTGTTTGCCCATCCCGCAGACGGTGCCGAACACGTCATCGACGACGCCCTGGTCGGCGTCGAGTTCTCGACTTACGAGGTGCCGGAAAGCGACCGTGCGCCCGAGGAGTTCCTCGCGGAGCTTCGCGAGCAAAAACGGGAGCTACAGGCACAGCGCGATCAGATCCAGACCGAGATCGACGAGCTTCGAGAGGAGGTCGGCGGCTTCCTGCTGGCGGCCGAGGAGAAGCTCTCGATCGACGTCCAGCGCTCGGAAGCGCCGCTGCAGTTCGCGACGTCGAAACGAGCGTTCATCGCCGAGGGGTGGATCCCTACGGATCGATACGACGAGTTCGAGTCCGAACTGCGAGATGCGGTCGGTGACAGCCTCGAAATCGAGGAGCTCGTCGTCGCGGAGTACGACGATCACGGCCACGCGACCCACGCCGAGGAAGTCGATCACGACGACGAGGAATCGGCAACAGCGCAGCCAGACGAAGAGGAAGCGCCGCCAAAAGCAGCAACCGACGGCGGCCACTCTACGGGCAGCGCGGCAGCGGCAGGTGGCGGCGTCGCGATGATGAACGACGCGCCGCCGGTCGTCCAGGACAACCCCGACATTACTGAGCCGTTCGAGATGCTCGTCAACACGGTCAGCCGACCGAGTTACAGCGAGCTTGATCCGACGGTGCTGGTGTTCCTGACCTTCCCGTTCGCGTTCGGGTTCATGATCGGTGACATCGGGTACGGGATCCTCTACGGTGTCATGGGCTATGCCCTGCTCCGATACGACTCGATGGCGATGCAGGCGATGGGGGCGATCGCGATCTGGTCAGGTGTGTTCACCGTGCTGTTTGGCTACCTGTACGACGACGTGTTCGGCGTACATATGTCGGATGTCGGGATCAACCTCCCGCTGGCGGGGATCATCTCGAAGGGGTTAGACGAAGCCTACGTCGCGTACGTCGACCTCTGGCTCGTGGTCGCCGTGCTGTTCGGCATCGCGATGCTGAGTGCCGGCTGGATCATCGGCTTCGTCAACGACCTCAATCACGGCGTCAAAGAGGCCGCCCTCGAGAACCTCTCGTGGGTCGTCGCGCTCAACGGCTTCTTCGCGTGGGTGTTCTCGATGCATCTGGCGGACGCGAAACCCGATTTCCTCGTCGGGGAGAATGCAGCCCTGGTCGATCCGGGACTGCCGATCCTTCCGGCGATCACCGGCCTACCCGAAATCGTGGGACTCGCTGGGCTCGGTCTGTTCGTTGTCGGCCTCGTCGGGATCGGACTCGGCGAAGGGCTACTCGGACTCGTCGAAGTGTTCGCGAACCTGTTCGGACACACCCTCTCGTTCCTGCGAATCCCGGCTGTGTTGCTCGCGAAGGGTGGCATGGCGTTCGCAGTGAACGTGTTGGTCTTCGGTCAGTACATCGACGACGGTACCGAGATGTTCGGACTACCGACCGAAGACCTCAGCACGATGGAGACCGGCTTCGTCGGCCTACTCCACATCGACGCAGTACCGTTCCTACTCGTCCTGCCGATCGCCATACTCGTATTCGCTGTCGGACACTTCTTTGTCCTGCTGCTCGGTATCACGTCCGCAGGCATTCAGATGGTCCGCCTCGAGTATGTCGAGTTCTTTCAGAAGTTTTATGAAGGCGGCGGGGAGAGATATGAACCGTTCGGTTACGATCGAAACCACACGACACAAGACTGA
- the ahaH gene encoding ATP synthase archaeal subunit H, giving the protein MPRPEVLDQIQTAEDEADEIVAEAEAERDDRIADARERAAEIREEAEAEARELKEQRLADAREEIEDEREAILEEGRQKRERLAAEASEREDDAVEFVLDLFEEAVHAQT; this is encoded by the coding sequence ATGCCGAGGCCAGAGGTCCTTGACCAAATTCAGACGGCTGAAGACGAAGCTGACGAGATCGTTGCCGAGGCCGAGGCGGAGCGGGACGACCGTATCGCCGACGCCCGTGAGCGTGCCGCGGAGATCCGCGAGGAGGCGGAGGCCGAGGCACGAGAGCTGAAAGAACAGCGCCTCGCTGACGCACGCGAGGAGATAGAGGACGAACGGGAGGCAATCCTTGAAGAGGGTCGCCAGAAGCGTGAGCGTCTCGCCGCAGAGGCGAGCGAGCGCGAAGACGACGCTGTCGAGTTCGTCCTCGACCTTTTCGAGGAGGCGGTGCATGCTCAGACCTGA
- a CDS encoding methyltransferase domain-containing protein, giving the protein MGVLEDKRRARVFYKYLSQVYDQINPFIWNEAMRTEAIGLLDIDDDDRVLDVGCGTGFATEGLLEETETVYGIDQSVHQLEKAWAKLGKHDPVQFSRGDAERLPFKTNSFDVLWSSGSIEYWPNPVNALREFRRVVKPGGQVLVVGPNNPRNSVMQRVADAIMLFYDADEADEMFERAGYEEFDHYLMGPSHKPDIAITTVATVPDDE; this is encoded by the coding sequence ATGGGTGTTCTCGAAGACAAACGACGTGCACGGGTATTCTACAAGTACCTCTCGCAGGTATACGATCAGATCAACCCGTTCATCTGGAACGAAGCGATGCGAACCGAAGCGATCGGCCTGCTCGATATCGATGACGACGATCGCGTCCTCGATGTCGGTTGTGGTACCGGCTTCGCCACCGAAGGTCTGCTCGAAGAGACGGAGACCGTCTACGGTATCGACCAGAGCGTCCACCAGCTAGAGAAGGCGTGGGCCAAACTCGGTAAACACGACCCGGTACAGTTCTCCCGCGGTGATGCCGAGCGTCTGCCCTTCAAAACCAATAGTTTCGACGTGCTCTGGTCGTCCGGCTCCATTGAGTACTGGCCGAACCCGGTCAACGCCCTGCGGGAGTTCCGCCGCGTGGTCAAACCCGGCGGCCAGGTGCTCGTCGTCGGGCCGAACAATCCCCGAAACTCGGTGATGCAGCGGGTTGCCGATGCGATCATGCTGTTTTACGACGCCGACGAGGCCGACGAGATGTTCGAGCGCGCGGGCTACGAGGAGTTCGATCATTATCTGATGGGTCCCTCACACAAGCCCGACATCGCAATCACGACCGTTGCAACGGTCCCTGACGACGAATAA
- a CDS encoding type IV pilin, with the protein MVRIGGRARDRGVSPVIGVVLLVALTILLAGIAAGGLITAESPDPRPTVVVDASAEPTTNTVTVRHVRGGALDPSALSLQIAVNGTELDKQPPIPFFSAHGFVPGPTGPFNPETDSEWTAGETGTVRIASTNDPAGIEGGDRVGLTLVYGDHVLAETTVTAR; encoded by the coding sequence ATGGTGCGTATCGGGGGACGAGCGAGAGACCGTGGCGTGTCGCCGGTCATCGGCGTCGTGTTACTGGTCGCGCTCACGATACTACTCGCTGGCATCGCTGCTGGCGGACTGATCACCGCTGAGTCCCCCGATCCCAGACCGACTGTCGTCGTCGACGCAAGTGCTGAGCCGACAACGAACACAGTCACCGTGCGTCACGTCCGAGGGGGCGCGCTCGATCCATCAGCGCTCTCCCTGCAGATCGCTGTCAACGGCACCGAGCTGGACAAACAGCCGCCGATCCCGTTCTTTTCTGCTCACGGATTCGTTCCGGGTCCGACGGGACCGTTCAACCCGGAAACTGACAGCGAGTGGACGGCAGGCGAGACTGGGACAGTCCGGATCGCGTCGACGAACGACCCAGCCGGAATCGAGGGCGGCGATCGCGTAGGGCTGACGCTCGTCTACGGCGACCACGTGCTCGCAGAAACGACGGTAACTGCCCGGTGA
- a CDS encoding DUF7096 domain-containing protein — protein sequence MTRILATVFVALLVVTAPVTAAVGPTPAGGTASSLDSTEQETPDEISWVTTGADSTAETTTKGPDLGSALSMGDTEFENRIELGALEREFQNVDSPEEKESLLEAYREEVGERTIALHEREAAIAAEYRAGEIDSDTLLRDLAELSEEARTLSNTADTIEELSATDPRISVSVRNVRGELDRFDSPIRQDALDATYGDADRTEPILLSAAEDRLVLSTLENGTYVREGVQFDRFAPDEPGTFDSLTELDDRGPELYPWIYANLFEFGISGYDWLIGLSLDHPRGQSMSYIDATTQDVVMEYHTLDVESLPTTSTVSRTNENATISSNRVTDGGPVWVEVTEPESEDPMDASITVEGQHPVETGEDGTAWVLAPEGDVDVTATTDEGEISITVRDPSS from the coding sequence ATGACGCGTATCCTCGCGACCGTGTTCGTCGCCCTCCTCGTCGTCACGGCCCCGGTGACGGCAGCGGTCGGCCCAACACCGGCCGGCGGCACGGCGTCCTCTCTCGACAGCACGGAACAGGAAACGCCGGACGAGATCTCCTGGGTAACGACCGGGGCGGATTCGACTGCCGAGACGACGACGAAGGGACCCGATCTTGGAAGCGCACTTTCGATGGGCGATACGGAGTTCGAGAACCGAATTGAACTGGGCGCGCTCGAACGCGAGTTCCAGAACGTCGACTCACCCGAGGAAAAGGAGTCGCTGCTCGAAGCGTACCGAGAGGAAGTCGGTGAGCGAACGATCGCACTGCACGAGCGCGAGGCGGCGATCGCTGCGGAGTACAGAGCCGGCGAAATCGACAGCGACACACTGCTACGCGACCTCGCCGAGTTGAGCGAAGAGGCCCGGACGCTCAGCAATACAGCCGACACGATCGAAGAACTCAGTGCGACCGACCCCCGGATTTCGGTGAGCGTTCGTAACGTTCGCGGGGAGCTCGACCGGTTCGATAGCCCGATCCGTCAGGATGCGCTCGACGCGACATACGGCGATGCGGACCGGACGGAGCCAATCCTGCTGTCCGCGGCGGAGGACCGGCTGGTTCTGAGCACCCTCGAGAACGGAACGTACGTGCGTGAAGGAGTCCAGTTCGATCGGTTCGCCCCCGACGAGCCGGGGACGTTCGATAGCCTCACCGAGCTTGATGACCGTGGCCCCGAACTGTACCCATGGATCTACGCGAACCTGTTCGAGTTCGGGATCAGCGGCTACGACTGGCTGATCGGACTCAGCCTCGATCATCCACGCGGACAGTCGATGTCGTATATTGACGCGACTACTCAGGATGTCGTGATGGAGTACCACACGCTCGACGTCGAATCACTCCCGACGACGAGCACGGTCAGCCGGACGAACGAGAACGCGACTATTTCCAGCAATCGCGTCACGGACGGCGGGCCCGTCTGGGTCGAAGTAACCGAACCGGAGTCCGAGGACCCGATGGATGCGAGTATCACAGTCGAGGGGCAACACCCGGTCGAGACCGGCGAGGACGGGACTGCGTGGGTGCTCGCGCCCGAAGGTGACGTTGACGTGACGGCGACGACTGACGAAGGCGAGATCTCGATTACGGTCCGGGATCCGAGCTCCTGA
- a CDS encoding helix-turn-helix transcriptional regulator — protein sequence MRIPAALLVVSLTCALLAVAAGGVVAAPNDRSVALDGSAASESLQTVQETDDVNESVRQTLQIQLTGDGHAEWTVTTEYELEDEGDQEAFEQLVEDLRDGDDDDVGYSADTFRPYATEASAATGRDMEIRDETWDGTVEDDTGTLRLSFTWTNFAAVDGDRTELGDVFQTTDDETWLPDLNDEQRLIIIAPDGYAVDGFSLDTPPDDGFEDRTAQWTGPVTFGANDIRITYVQTGGSQPPGTGSNGLSSMALIGGGVGVLLLVALVAAVLLVNRPEKRDQVESALPGAVTGIGSQDEESVADLPPNEESKQAGEEPVMTDSSDDATEEEVDPELLSDEERVLRLIEQNGGRMKQANIVTETGWSNAKVSQLLSAMDEEDRINKLRIGRENLISLPDQDPADPEP from the coding sequence ATGCGGATACCTGCCGCCCTGCTGGTCGTTTCCCTCACGTGTGCCCTCCTCGCAGTCGCAGCTGGCGGTGTCGTAGCCGCGCCCAACGACCGATCCGTAGCCCTTGACGGGAGTGCGGCATCGGAGAGCCTTCAGACAGTCCAGGAGACGGATGACGTAAACGAGTCGGTCCGACAGACCCTTCAGATCCAGCTTACCGGTGACGGTCATGCCGAGTGGACGGTGACGACCGAGTACGAACTCGAAGACGAAGGGGATCAGGAGGCGTTCGAGCAACTGGTCGAAGATCTCCGGGATGGCGATGACGATGATGTCGGATATTCGGCCGATACGTTCCGTCCGTACGCTACGGAGGCGTCCGCGGCGACCGGCCGCGACATGGAGATACGTGACGAGACGTGGGATGGGACGGTCGAAGACGACACCGGAACCCTCCGTCTGTCGTTTACGTGGACGAACTTCGCTGCGGTCGACGGTGACCGGACCGAACTGGGTGATGTCTTCCAGACCACCGACGACGAAACATGGCTCCCGGATCTGAACGACGAACAGCGACTCATCATCATTGCGCCCGACGGCTACGCAGTCGATGGATTCAGCCTCGATACGCCACCCGACGACGGGTTCGAGGACCGGACTGCCCAGTGGACTGGTCCGGTGACGTTCGGGGCAAACGACATCCGGATCACCTACGTCCAGACTGGTGGATCGCAGCCGCCGGGCACCGGTAGTAACGGTCTCTCGTCGATGGCGCTGATCGGCGGTGGCGTCGGCGTGTTGTTGCTCGTGGCGCTCGTAGCTGCGGTTCTGCTGGTCAACCGTCCGGAAAAACGGGATCAGGTCGAGAGCGCACTTCCGGGTGCGGTTACCGGAATCGGGAGTCAGGACGAGGAGAGTGTCGCTGACCTGCCACCCAACGAGGAATCGAAACAGGCCGGTGAGGAGCCAGTCATGACCGATAGCAGTGACGACGCAACCGAGGAGGAGGTCGACCCCGAGCTCCTCAGCGACGAGGAGCGCGTACTCCGGCTTATCGAACAGAACGGCGGGCGGATGAAACAGGCCAATATCGTCACCGAGACCGGCTGGTCAAACGCGAAAGTCTCACAGTTGTTGTCGGCGATGGACGAGGAAGACCGGATCAACAAGCTCCGAATCGGTCGCGAGAATCTGATTAGCCTTCCCGACCAGGATCCTGCAGACCCCGAACCCTGA
- a CDS encoding electron transfer flavoprotein subunit beta/FixA family protein, producing the protein MKVLVTVKEVVTVGDEFEISGTEIAEQYREYDLNEWDNYAVEEAVQISESEEDIEVVTATIGPERSDETIRMALAKGADRALRIWDDDLEAAETLDVEAKAEILSAVVEAEDPDLVLTGVQAEDDAFGGTGVALAERVGYEWAAVVNDLDFDADAGVASVRRELEGGVEELTDVDLPAVLTIQTGINEPRYASLRGIRQAQSKPLDVRTLADLDVDASVTDSALDVTEMYVPETDSDVELIEGSADESAGRLADVLREKGVAE; encoded by the coding sequence ATGAAGGTTCTGGTAACAGTCAAGGAAGTCGTCACAGTCGGTGACGAGTTCGAGATCAGCGGCACCGAAATTGCCGAGCAGTACCGGGAATACGACCTCAACGAGTGGGACAACTACGCGGTCGAGGAGGCCGTCCAGATCAGTGAATCGGAAGAGGACATCGAGGTTGTTACGGCGACGATCGGGCCGGAGCGCAGCGACGAAACGATCCGCATGGCGCTTGCGAAAGGTGCGGATCGCGCGCTTCGCATCTGGGACGACGACCTCGAAGCGGCCGAAACCCTCGACGTCGAAGCGAAAGCCGAAATCCTCTCGGCTGTTGTCGAGGCAGAGGATCCCGATCTCGTGCTCACCGGCGTCCAGGCCGAGGACGACGCCTTCGGTGGGACTGGCGTCGCGCTCGCCGAACGCGTCGGCTACGAATGGGCGGCGGTCGTCAACGACCTCGATTTCGACGCCGACGCGGGGGTAGCATCGGTTCGCCGCGAACTCGAAGGTGGCGTCGAGGAGCTGACCGACGTCGACCTCCCCGCTGTGCTGACGATCCAGACGGGGATCAACGAGCCACGCTACGCGAGTCTGCGCGGGATCCGGCAGGCCCAGTCCAAACCCCTCGACGTTCGGACACTGGCCGACCTCGACGTCGACGCGTCGGTGACCGACAGCGCGCTCGATGTCACGGAGATGTACGTTCCCGAAACTGACAGCGACGTCGAGCTGATCGAAGGCAGTGCGGACGAAAGCGCCGGGCGGTTGGCTGACGTCCTTCGCGAGAAGGGGGTGGCAGAATGA
- a CDS encoding electron transfer flavoprotein subunit alpha/FixB family protein: MSDVLAVAEHRRGDLRDVSLELITAGRELADGTGGNLHVAVIGGDVDAFADELNREGVDRVLTVAEGEEFNHGVYTQAVAALYDEVAPQFLLLPNTVNGLDYAPAVATRLGLPYVPDAVGLDVDADRLVATREMYGSKVATTNEVDASGGVTVSVRDAEWPPTEAAGDAVIESVDVEIDESTIRSTVKGFEEVGAGDVDISEADLLVSVGRGIEEEENLELIEELAETLDATISASRPIIDNGWLPKNRQVGQSGKVVMPDVYLAVGISGAVQHVAGMKGAETIIAINTDPNAPIFDLADYGIVGDLFEVVPALTEEFGG, translated from the coding sequence ATGAGCGACGTACTCGCCGTCGCGGAACACCGCCGCGGCGACCTCCGGGACGTGAGCCTCGAACTGATCACGGCAGGCCGCGAACTCGCCGACGGGACTGGCGGCAACCTGCACGTCGCCGTCATCGGTGGGGACGTCGACGCGTTCGCCGACGAACTGAACCGCGAGGGCGTCGACCGCGTGCTCACCGTCGCCGAGGGCGAGGAGTTCAACCACGGCGTCTACACGCAGGCCGTCGCAGCGCTGTACGACGAGGTCGCGCCACAGTTCCTTCTGTTGCCCAACACGGTCAACGGACTCGATTACGCCCCCGCCGTGGCGACACGCCTCGGTCTTCCCTACGTCCCCGACGCGGTCGGTCTCGACGTCGACGCCGACCGCCTCGTGGCAACCCGGGAGATGTACGGCTCGAAGGTTGCGACGACCAACGAGGTCGATGCAAGCGGCGGTGTTACGGTCAGTGTCCGGGACGCCGAGTGGCCGCCAACCGAAGCGGCGGGTGACGCCGTGATCGAGTCAGTCGACGTCGAGATCGACGAGAGTACGATCCGCTCGACGGTAAAAGGCTTCGAGGAGGTCGGTGCGGGCGACGTCGATATCAGCGAGGCGGACCTCCTGGTCTCGGTCGGTCGCGGGATCGAAGAAGAGGAGAACCTCGAACTGATCGAGGAGCTCGCGGAGACGCTCGACGCCACGATCTCGGCGTCCCGGCCGATTATCGATAACGGCTGGCTCCCGAAGAACCGGCAGGTCGGCCAGTCGGGCAAGGTCGTCATGCCCGATGTCTACCTCGCCGTCGGTATCTCCGGGGCGGTCCAGCACGTCGCCGGAATGAAGGGCGCGGAGACGATTATCGCCATCAACACCGACCCGAACGCGCCGATTTTCGACCTCGCGGACTACGGGATCGTCGGCGACCTCTTCGAGGTCGTACCGGCACTGACCGAGGAGTTCGGCGGGTAA
- a CDS encoding FAD-dependent oxidoreductase, with product MMHSTDVLVVGGGGTGTGIARDLAMRGVDVTLVDRGGLGIGTTGRSHGLLHSGARYAEADEAGARECIVENEILREIAGACIRDTGGYFIRLEDDDPDYFEEKYEACLDYEIPAERIPVEQAREAVPDLADDVAEVMEVPDGVIYPSRLVAATAADAREHGATILPDAPVTDLLKDDERVIGAAVDHDVGKIHADHVVNATGAWAGQLGDMAGVDVEMKPTRGVMICQEYEGLGTVLNRARDPDDGDIVIPHADEVILGTTSVEVDDPDEYEEADWEVERTIEECAAIFPPAADAPETRTYWGVRPLYAPEEAETGGARGISRGFFVLDHDERDGVGGFTSVVGGKLTTHRMMAEAAADAIAERLGVDEPCRTADEQLYAHDDPATLDALVEEFDIDGPADADVVGRAQ from the coding sequence GTGATGCACAGTACCGACGTACTCGTCGTCGGCGGTGGGGGAACCGGCACTGGAATTGCACGCGATCTGGCGATGCGCGGCGTGGATGTGACACTCGTCGACCGGGGAGGACTCGGGATCGGAACGACCGGCCGATCACACGGCCTGTTACACAGCGGTGCGCGCTACGCCGAGGCCGACGAGGCGGGCGCACGCGAGTGTATCGTGGAAAACGAGATCCTGCGGGAGATCGCCGGGGCCTGCATCCGAGATACGGGTGGGTACTTCATTCGGCTCGAAGACGACGATCCCGACTACTTCGAGGAAAAGTACGAGGCCTGTCTCGACTACGAGATCCCGGCCGAACGGATCCCGGTCGAGCAGGCTCGCGAAGCAGTACCGGATCTGGCCGACGATGTCGCTGAAGTGATGGAAGTTCCGGACGGCGTGATCTACCCGTCGCGACTCGTCGCGGCGACGGCGGCTGACGCCCGCGAGCACGGTGCGACGATCCTTCCCGACGCCCCCGTGACCGACCTGCTCAAAGACGACGAGCGGGTGATCGGTGCGGCGGTCGATCACGACGTCGGGAAGATCCACGCCGACCACGTGGTCAACGCGACCGGAGCGTGGGCTGGACAGCTGGGCGACATGGCTGGCGTCGACGTCGAGATGAAACCGACACGTGGCGTCATGATCTGCCAGGAGTACGAGGGACTCGGCACGGTCCTCAACCGGGCCCGGGATCCCGACGACGGCGACATCGTCATCCCGCACGCCGACGAGGTGATTCTTGGGACAACGAGTGTCGAAGTCGACGATCCGGACGAGTACGAGGAGGCCGACTGGGAGGTAGAACGCACCATCGAGGAGTGTGCTGCGATCTTCCCGCCCGCGGCCGACGCACCCGAAACGCGAACCTACTGGGGGGTCCGCCCGCTGTACGCTCCCGAGGAAGCCGAAACCGGCGGTGCACGTGGGATCTCCCGTGGGTTCTTCGTCCTCGATCACGACGAGCGCGACGGTGTCGGCGGCTTTACCAGCGTCGTCGGCGGAAAACTAACGACCCACAGGATGATGGCCGAAGCCGCGGCCGACGCGATTGCCGAGCGCCTCGGCGTCGACGAGCCCTGCCGAACCGCCGACGAGCAGCTGTACGCCCACGACGATCCGGCAACGCTAGACGCGCTGGTCGAGGAGTTCGATATCGACGGCCCCGCCGACGCCGACGTGGTCGGACGCGCGCAGTAA
- a CDS encoding cold-shock protein has translation MAKGNVDFFNDTGGYGFISTDDADDDVFFHMEDVGGPDLEEGTDIEFDIEQAPKGPRATNVTRL, from the coding sequence ATGGCGAAAGGAAACGTTGATTTCTTCAACGACACAGGCGGCTACGGTTTCATTTCGACGGACGACGCGGACGATGACGTTTTCTTCCACATGGAAGACGTTGGCGGTCCGGACCTCGAAGAAGGCACAGACATCGAATTCGATATCGAACAGGCCCCCAAGGGCCCCCGGGCGACCAACGTCACCCGACTCTAA